The following proteins are encoded in a genomic region of Paenibacillus sp. FSL R7-0273:
- a CDS encoding RrF2 family transcriptional regulator yields the protein MRLTLYTDYSLRILLYLGAKEREALSTVQGISDAYQISKNHLMKVSHELGKAGYIETVRGRGGGIRLAKTPGRINIGEVVRRMEDDLYLVECFQPSGGNCPISPVCGLKGVLGKALNAYLQVLDQYTLQDLLINKDDLRALLAQPDQLMPPRTADAPHPGYEQH from the coding sequence ATGAGACTGACTTTATATACGGATTACTCTTTGCGGATTCTTTTGTATCTTGGAGCGAAGGAGCGGGAGGCGCTGTCAACGGTTCAGGGCATTTCGGATGCGTATCAAATCTCGAAGAATCATCTGATGAAGGTTTCCCATGAGCTGGGTAAGGCGGGTTATATCGAAACGGTAAGGGGGAGGGGAGGCGGTATACGTCTGGCGAAGACACCCGGCCGCATTAACATCGGGGAGGTCGTCCGGCGGATGGAAGACGATCTGTATCTCGTCGAATGCTTCCAGCCTTCAGGCGGAAATTGTCCGATCTCCCCGGTGTGCGGGCTTAAAGGCGTGCTGGGTAAGGCGCTCAACGCCTACCTTCAGGTGCTGGACCAATATACATTGCAGGATTTACTTATTAATAAAGATGATTTACGGGCTCTTCTGGCACAGCCGGATCAGCTTATGCCTCCCCGAACAGCAGACGCTCCTCATCCCGGCTATGAACAGCATTAA
- a CDS encoding flavin reductase family protein, translating into MEKVAVDYEKMYYGFPVILISFYDADGKPNVTPISSSYSLKDMMMLGFSSKGYAVNQIKAVRDFVINIPGRSLMDAITYCGAHSGQELSKFDHVDLTHEQAHTVNAPVIRECPVAIECTMIDVIEHDQFKGITNILAKIQGRYVAGNVLNEEGGLQASELDNILYFGDGRQKSFRFMQ; encoded by the coding sequence ATGGAAAAGGTAGCTGTTGATTATGAGAAAATGTACTACGGGTTCCCGGTTATCCTGATCAGCTTTTATGATGCGGACGGTAAGCCCAATGTGACGCCTATCTCCTCTTCCTATTCACTTAAGGACATGATGATGCTGGGCTTCAGCAGCAAGGGGTATGCGGTGAACCAGATTAAGGCGGTGCGGGATTTCGTTATCAATATTCCGGGCCGTTCGCTGATGGACGCGATTACCTACTGCGGCGCGCATTCCGGACAGGAGCTCAGCAAATTTGACCACGTGGATCTGACGCATGAGCAGGCACACACGGTCAATGCACCGGTTATCCGGGAATGCCCGGTTGCCATTGAATGCACAATGATTGATGTCATTGAGCATGACCAGTTCAAGGGGATTACCAACATTCTGGCCAAGATTCAGGGCCGTTATGTCGCCGGTAATGTGCTGAATGAGGAAGGCGGACTGCAGGCCTCGGAGCTCGACAACATTCTCTATTTCGGAGACGGCCGTCAAAAAAGCTTCCGTTTCATGCAATAA
- a CDS encoding hemerythrin domain-containing protein, whose translation MGGPSLRQQHAHHAIHEGGLSGAISKTEEVEELLEAKEYEVARQAAEHLLEYWETRILSHADAEEDGFYQEMETKQPDLKDAVIRLARDHELMRIIVRDTKALLAREGLTPEVLRQLHALLVVNAVHSRDEERLLFGEA comes from the coding sequence ATGGGAGGACCTTCATTACGCCAGCAGCATGCCCATCATGCCATTCATGAGGGCGGCCTGTCCGGTGCTATAAGTAAAACTGAGGAAGTAGAGGAGCTGCTTGAGGCAAAAGAATATGAGGTAGCCCGCCAGGCGGCTGAGCACCTGCTTGAATACTGGGAGACACGGATTCTCAGCCATGCCGATGCGGAGGAGGACGGCTTCTATCAGGAAATGGAAACGAAGCAGCCTGACCTGAAGGATGCTGTTATCCGGCTTGCCCGTGATCATGAATTAATGCGGATTATTGTGAGGGACACCAAAGCCCTGCTGGCCCGGGAAGGGCTCACCCCGGAGGTGCTCCGCCAGCTTCACGCCCTGCTGGTTGTTAATGCTGTTCATAGCCGGGATGAGGAGCGTCTGCTGTTCGGGGAGGCATAA
- a CDS encoding glycoside hydrolase family 5 protein: protein MNEKMSSSRVTGFLRAEGRTVVNGKGEEVLLTGWGLGNWLLPEGYMWTTDGNSRFDRPARIEAVIRELAGTKYAEQFWAAFRNSYIAREDIRLMAEQGYNSVRIPFNWRILMEDEPGITWKEEGFRLIDRCLDWCEEYKLYAFLDLHGAPGGQTGANIDDSVDDVPRLFTDEDSWNKGIALWTQLAKRYRDRWIVGGYDLLNEPIKTPSAGQDFDYLVPKLVQFYEEAVAAIRAVDDRHMLSIEGHHWATDTSIFHKKYDDNMIIHFHRYACYPDLSSFTEFLEVSERLNAPLWLGESGENLNEWYTAIYPLAAELNIGYNLWPWKKMDNTSSPYSVHLPEDWNLLMDYTRGGAHPGYEQAQAILDRYLEHIRVESCRYNADVTYAVFRTPGCTVRATDFDELPGKGQSFSGLRMEGNPFKYRTGTGMQIVEEIGRGDLTKRFFFDVLWDRFALELEGGEFAVYTINDTREESSVSFIYSCKEPAAVAFFQDEREIASLTLQPGENKQTIQAVGLAAAGSSKIKVEVRAGAVRLDRILFK, encoded by the coding sequence ATGAATGAGAAGATGAGCAGCTCCAGAGTCACCGGATTTCTTAGGGCAGAGGGCAGGACGGTCGTGAACGGCAAGGGCGAAGAGGTGCTTCTCACCGGCTGGGGGCTTGGCAACTGGCTGCTTCCTGAAGGCTATATGTGGACTACTGACGGCAACAGCCGGTTTGACCGTCCTGCGCGGATTGAGGCTGTTATCCGTGAACTGGCGGGAACTAAGTACGCTGAGCAGTTCTGGGCGGCCTTCCGCAACAGCTACATTGCCAGAGAGGATATCCGGCTGATGGCTGAGCAGGGTTATAATTCTGTGCGTATTCCGTTCAACTGGCGTATTTTGATGGAGGATGAGCCCGGAATTACCTGGAAAGAGGAGGGATTCCGGCTTATTGACCGCTGCCTGGACTGGTGTGAGGAATATAAGCTGTATGCTTTTCTGGACCTGCACGGCGCTCCGGGCGGCCAGACCGGCGCGAATATCGACGACTCAGTCGATGATGTGCCGAGGCTGTTCACAGATGAAGACAGCTGGAATAAAGGGATTGCGCTATGGACACAGCTGGCGAAGCGGTACAGGGACCGCTGGATTGTCGGCGGCTATGACCTGCTGAATGAACCGATTAAGACGCCGTCTGCCGGACAGGATTTTGACTATCTGGTTCCTAAGCTGGTCCAGTTTTACGAAGAGGCGGTTGCAGCCATCCGGGCTGTGGATGACAGGCACATGCTGTCTATCGAAGGGCATCACTGGGCGACAGACACAAGTATTTTCCACAAAAAATATGATGATAATATGATCATTCATTTTCACCGCTATGCCTGCTACCCGGATCTCAGCTCTTTCACAGAATTCCTTGAAGTGTCTGAGAGATTGAATGCGCCGCTATGGCTGGGTGAGAGCGGTGAGAATCTGAACGAGTGGTATACCGCCATCTATCCGCTGGCTGCGGAACTGAATATCGGCTACAACCTGTGGCCGTGGAAAAAGATGGACAACACCAGCTCGCCATATTCCGTTCATCTGCCGGAAGACTGGAATCTGCTGATGGACTATACCCGAGGCGGTGCCCATCCCGGTTATGAGCAAGCCCAAGCCATTCTGGATCGGTATCTTGAGCATATCCGGGTTGAAAGCTGCCGGTATAATGCCGATGTGACCTATGCAGTGTTCAGAACGCCGGGGTGTACGGTCCGGGCAACCGATTTTGATGAGCTGCCGGGCAAAGGCCAGTCTTTCAGCGGGCTGCGAATGGAAGGAAACCCTTTTAAATACCGGACAGGGACCGGGATGCAGATTGTCGAGGAAATAGGGCGGGGGGATTTGACTAAACGTTTCTTCTTCGACGTATTGTGGGACCGGTTCGCTCTTGAGCTTGAAGGCGGAGAATTCGCCGTCTATACAATCAACGATACCCGGGAAGAGAGCAGCGTCTCCTTTATCTATAGCTGTAAGGAGCCTGCGGCTGTAGCTTTTTTTCAGGATGAGCGGGAAATAGCTTCATTGACACTTCAGCCAGGGGAGAATAAGCAGACCATACAGGCGGTAGGGTTAGCGGCTGCCGGAAGCTCAAAGATAAAGGTTGAGGTCAGAGCAGGAGCTGTGCGGCTGGACCGGATTCTTTTTAAATGA
- the hmpA gene encoding NO-inducible flavohemoprotein, whose translation MLSQHTRDIVKSTAPVLAEHGTTITTVFYRNLFEAHPELLNVFNHANQAQGRQQAALANAVYAAAVHIDNLENILPAVVQIAHKHVSLGIKPEHYPIVGEFLLKAIKEVLGDAATPEILQAWEEAYGVIAGAFIGVEDNMYKEAREQENGWNFFKPFKVARKVQESGNITSFYLKPADGSNVPDYKPGQYISVRVLIPGEKYTMIRQYSLSQAPKADEFRISVKREEANDPNGVVSVYLHNQVNEGDTVEVSAPAGEFMLDVSKTTPVAFISGGVGITPMMSMFETVASVTPDRPVVFLHSARNESLAAFRQDVEKYAAAMSNAKTKTFLSGGPDGVITGEILKSYVDVTGDAYVCGPVPFMEAMIRGLIALGMKEEQIHYEFFGPALQLQNS comes from the coding sequence ATTTTATCACAACACACACGTGACATTGTTAAGTCGACAGCGCCGGTACTGGCAGAACACGGAACAACCATCACAACCGTCTTTTACCGGAATTTGTTCGAAGCCCACCCGGAATTGTTAAACGTCTTCAACCACGCTAACCAGGCACAGGGCCGTCAGCAGGCCGCACTTGCGAATGCAGTGTATGCTGCAGCCGTACACATCGACAATCTGGAGAACATTCTGCCTGCGGTAGTCCAGATCGCCCACAAGCATGTCAGTCTCGGCATCAAGCCGGAGCATTATCCGATTGTCGGTGAATTTTTGCTGAAAGCGATCAAGGAAGTGCTTGGCGATGCCGCCACACCTGAGATTCTGCAGGCCTGGGAAGAAGCTTACGGCGTTATCGCCGGCGCTTTTATCGGTGTCGAGGATAACATGTACAAAGAAGCCCGCGAGCAGGAAAACGGCTGGAATTTCTTCAAACCGTTCAAGGTTGCCCGTAAAGTCCAGGAGAGCGGCAATATTACCTCCTTTTATCTGAAGCCAGCGGACGGCTCCAATGTTCCGGATTACAAGCCAGGCCAGTACATTTCTGTGCGTGTGCTAATTCCAGGCGAGAAGTATACGATGATACGTCAGTACAGTCTGTCCCAGGCCCCTAAAGCGGATGAATTCCGCATTTCCGTAAAACGCGAGGAAGCAAACGATCCAAATGGGGTTGTGTCCGTCTATCTGCACAATCAGGTCAACGAAGGCGATACGGTCGAGGTCAGCGCTCCTGCCGGTGAATTCATGCTCGATGTCTCCAAAACCACACCTGTAGCGTTCATCTCCGGCGGCGTAGGCATTACCCCGATGATGAGTATGTTCGAAACGGTTGCCAGTGTAACTCCGGACCGTCCGGTTGTTTTCCTGCACTCTGCGCGCAATGAATCACTCGCCGCCTTCCGCCAGGATGTTGAGAAATACGCAGCCGCCATGAGCAACGCCAAGACCAAAACCTTCCTGTCCGGCGGACCTGACGGTGTAATTACAGGCGAAATCCTGAAAAGCTATGTGGATGTTACCGGCGATGCCTATGTATGCGGACCCGTTCCATTCATGGAAGCCATGATCCGCGGGCTGATTGCGCTTGGAATGAAGGAAGAGCAGATTCATTACGAGTTCTTTGGTCCGGCCCTGCAATTGCAGAACAGCTAG